CTCCCTTGCCGTCCTTGTCTGTTGTCTCGCCAACGTAGGCACACTTGCTGCGAATTCGTCGCTGCTTCTCGTTTCTGACGAACAACTGGAATTCAGCGATACGGTTCGAGATCCTGGCAAAGCTCTGCTACAATCTTCACACCCTCTCTAGCTAACTTTGGAAAAGAACATACTGATGCACGGTTAAGCCGGTACCATGCAACGTTATAACAAAATTGATGCAACATTATAACAAAATTGTGACTGATGACAGAATCACATTAGTATACTTGGTGACAATCAACTTGTTACATATAGGTCACTAAGCAACCGCGTTGTCTCTTATGCTTGTCTTAGCTCTATCAAGATGCCGGCCAGGTGAGCAGCGCCATGAAATACGAGCGTGTAGAGAATCCAGCAAGGCCGTCTTGTGCTCTGGCCGGCCACACAGACTAATCGCTACCGAAACACCACGGTTAATTATACTTTGTTAATGCTCCTAATCAGCCGTCGCTCTCTCCGACCGACCTCACCTCCTCGATGAAACCAACTCGATCGCATGCCAACAAAAACCCCAGTGATCAAATATGTACTTGTGACGTGCATAAAACCCCACGCGCGCGCCTCGTCACTTGATCACTTCCACACTCCTCTAGCTCATCATGGCCGCCCTCGCGCTTTTCTCCCTCGTGCTCCGCCTCTTCGCCGTGCaagccgtcggcggcggcgacgggagcggGAGTGGGAGCTCCCTCACGGCGTGcctcgcggcggccggcgtgcggAACGTGACGGCGCGCGGGTCCCCGGCGTACGACGCCGCGCTGCGCGTCTCCATCCAGAACCTCCGCttcgcgggcgccggcgcgcccaagccagccgccgtcgtcgtcccggcGTCGCTCGgcgagctccgcgccgccgtgcggtgcgcgcgggcggcggggctcgtGGTGCGCATCCGCAGCGGGGGCCACAGCTACGAGGGCCTCTCCTACACGACCGAGGACCGGAACGCCTTCGCCGTCGTCGACCTCGCCGCGCTCGGCCGCGTCCGcgtggacgccgacgccgacggcggcggcgccacggcgTGGGTCGAGTCCGGCGCAACGCTCGGCCAGGTGTACTACGCCGTCGCCGCGTCGAGCCCGACGCTCGCGTTCTCGGCGGGGTCGTGCCCGACGGTCGGGTCCGGTGGCcacatcgccggcggcgggttCGGCTTGCTGTCCCGCAAGTACGGGCTCGCCGGCGACAACGTGGTCGACGCCGTGCTggtcgacgccggcggccgcgtccTGGACCGCGCCGCCATGGGCGAGGACGTGTTCTGGGccatccgcggcggcggcggcggcacctggGGCGCCGTCTATGCGTGGCGCGTCCAGCTCCGTCCGGTCCCCGAGCGCGTCACCGCGTTCGTCGCCAACCGCCGCGGCACCGTCGAGTCGGTGGCCCGGCTCGTCTCCACGTGGCAGCACGTCGCGCCGTGGCTGCCCGACGAGTTCTACGTCTCGGCGTTCGTCGGCGCCGGCTTGCCGGAGTCCGACCGGACCGGCATCTCCGTCACGTTCAAAGGGCTCTACCTCGGGCCGAGACACGAAGCGTTGCAGATACTGACGGCAAGGTTCCCCGAGATCGGGCTGTCGGATCTGAACCCGAGAGAGATGAGCTGGATCGAATCCGTGGTGTTCTTCTCGGGTCTGCCCGAAGGGAGCTCCGTTTCGGATCTCACCGACCGGGTGCTCCACAAGAAGAACTACTTCAAGGCCAAGTCGGACTACGTGCACCGTCCGATGCCGTTAGATCAACTGATCAGAGCCGTTGAGGTCTTGTCCAAGCAGCCCAAGGCGTATGTCATCTTGGACCCGTACGGTGGCGCCATGGATGGGTTCAAGTCCAGCGATCTGCCGTTCCCGCATCGCGAAGGTAACATCCATGGCATCCAATATCTAATCGAATGGACGGCCGATGAAGATGGCCGCAGAGACGAGTACATGGATTGGTTGCGCCATTTCTACGACTTGATGGGAGCGTATGTGCCGAAGAATCCACGAACCGCATACATAAACTACATGGACCTCGATCTCGGCACCAACAATTGGTCGTCCGACCGCCGATCCAACATCATCAGCAAGATCCCTAACCCGGAAGTCGAGGCGGCACGAGCATGGGGCGAGAGGTACTTCTTGGGCAACTACGACCGGCTTGTCCGCGCAAAGACGATGATCGACCCGGACAACGTGTTCCGCAACGCGCAGAGTATCCCGCCACTTGGAGGCCCCGGCATGACTAGGAGTCTGCCTCCTGCTGCCATCTCACCCAAGGTGACATGTAATGGGAGCACAAACGACAGCTAgagcaaatcatgcatgcatacagATAGATGCAGACAAATGTGGGGGGTACGGTGCTGTGTTTTTCAATTTTGGCGTGTTGCTTTCACGGTGCCGTCCGAGAAGGGCGAGTTGCATTTTCTTTTGTTGGAGGAAGGTGGTTTGGATTGCAAGTGCTAGACGTAGGAGAAAACGAGAGGATTTTTGTTGGCCTGTTGGGTATTGGTGAGGTGACCATGGTCACGCCAATCTCTTGATCAGGACGGTTGGCAGTTGGCCGGTGCTAGTGTTCTTGTTGATAATGATCATAAGCAGAAGTATTATGTAAACTTAAAAGGACAAACCTGACTATCCGTCCCCTCAAAAATCTGATGGCTGTTGCATTTTGTAACTTACTTTCGTTGCCTTTGATGAGCAGAAGTTTGGGAGGCCCACTACACATGCCCATTGGCATTGGGCTTCATTGGATTGGCCatgaagggttttttttttagaCCATGAAGGCTTAATGAGGTGCCTACCTCCTCAGACAGTTAAGTTTGTTGTGCTGGAAACTACCCACTCAAATTTACTACTAACTAATTTTTTATTGGTGGTCAATGTATCCGACATTGAGATGCTTGCGATGACTCCGTTAATATAGGGATATACTGGCCTAATCTTTTTGGATATACTCGTAGGAGTAGTGTAGCGTTCCATTTGAAACACATTATGCTCCTACTTTGATATTTGTATCTTCTGCAGCGAGACAATCATACAACACAGCTATAGCCATCTTGCTCAACTCTACAGAATCCAAGAGGCCTTGATTAGCATATAAGACATACCGTTTTGAATGATGTGCATAACCCAATCGAGGCTGTATTGCAAGAGTTTCATGCCTTGTTCAATGGCCCCCTACCATATGTGAACGTTGCTCTAAACGAGATGTTCAACCTCGACGATGATGAAGCTGGGGCGATGGACAACACCCTAATCAGCATGGTTGGGGATGGTGTCGATGACCTACCAGAGGCAACATGATAGGTAGCGGTTTGAGGCGAGTTCCATCTATGTTAAGTGGCAGGTGGTGATACTAAATTATGGAGTTACGGTGACTAAGTGATGCATAGTGTTGGAGTGGTGGCACTAGTGGCTTGGCATTGTAGTACGTTGATTGGTCACGTGTTTGTTAAATTGATTGGTTTGTTTGGTTATTGTACTGTCTAGTTTGGGCTCTCACCTTCTTTTTAATATGACCAACAGCTCTCCTATCAaccggcagctctcctgcctggtgtttcaaaaaaaaaaaagacatacTGATCTGCAACTTCGACTGTACCAAAGGGAAATCGGACTCTACCACCCCGCGATATCGATTTCAGTTGTACGAGCAAAATCGACATTTTCCAAGTTGACTTTAGGTTTGGCATAGCTAGCCTCTAgcttggagaaaaaaaaaacacgtaGAAATCTTGCGAGCCCTCCTCAGTCTTCTTCCAGCTCTCTGGCCATTCTTCACCCGTTGTGATCTTCAACATCCCATGCATGGTGCATGGAGTTTTTTTTGTCATGATGATCTCAATCAATAGACTATCGTACGCCTATTTGGGATTAGCGAGGACAAACATGTGCGTAAATACGATGTTCAACCGTGCACAACACTTGCATCTATGCTTAAGTCTTAGTATACGTGATGACAACTGACAACACACGAACTGGAGTTTCAAACCAAAGGATTTagtttcttccttcctttcctttttttttttttgaaacggcgGCTTTAGTTTCTTTCTGGACATTCACAGTTCcactttcacacaacaaggtcGCCTGAACATGATATGGGCTGGTTTCGgcatataaataaataaaataaagatgtaatttcttcttctttggccaAGATTCATCTAGACTTCTCAAATGCATGGTTCTTGACAAGTCTCTTGTCAAAAGCACACTCACAAATTCAGCGGTCAAAATGGCATCTTGGAAGCTTTTCTGACTTGCCATCCGTTCCGGTGAACAGCTATACACCTTGGATAGCAGATGTCTCCGGTGAATTAATCATCGGCGTAGAAATGTCAGGCACAATTATTGACGTTGACATCGTCGATGCCTCATGGCCAACAAATTTCTTCACACACTATCAAACATTATTATATATACATCCATATATCCATCTCCTATAGCATAGCATCCATCATCCATGGCGACGCACACCATGGTAGCTGCAGCAGCCCTTGCTCTCTGTCTCtttgcagctgcagccgcagATAAACACGCCGGTGCTcagccgccggcgctggcgccagcagcagcagcacacgaCATCTCCTCCTGCCTCCTCTCCAATGGCGTCAGCAACTTCTCCCTCCCGTCGTCCCCAAGCTACACGCCGCTCCTCGACTCCTCCATCCGGAACCTCCGCTTCGAGCTCCCGGGCGTCGGCAAGCCGGCCGCCGTCATCCTCCCGGCGTCCAAGCGCGACCTGCAGAGCGCCGTCGTCTGCGCGCGAGCCGCCTCGCTGGCGATCCGCGTCCGCAGCGGCGGGCACAGCTACGAGGGCCTCTCCTACACCACGGAGAACCACGTCCCCTTCGTCGTCATCGACCTCGCCGGCCTGAACCGCGTCCGCGTCGACCGGCGCTCCGCCACGGCGTGGGCCGAGTCCGGCGCGACGCTCGGCGAGGTCTACCACGCCGTGGGGCTGTCCGGCGGCCGGAACCTGGCGTTCTCCGCCGGGTCCTGCTCGACGGTCGGCATGGGCGGGcacaccgccggcggcggcttcggccTGCTGTCGAGGAAGTacgcgctcgccgccgacaACGTCATCGACGCCGTCCTGATCGATCCGAGCGGCCGTGCCCTCACCCGCGCCACCATGGACGACGACGTGTTCTGGGCGatccgaggcggcggcggcgggagcttcGGCGTGGTGTATGCCTGGAAGCTCCGGCTCGTCCCGGTCCCGGACAACATCACCGTGTTCAGCATCGGCCGGACCGGTCCGGTCGAGCTCATCGCCGGCTTGATGCACAGGTGGCAGTACGTCGGTCCAAGTCTCCCTGACGAGTTCTACCTCTCGACGTACATTCCGACGAGATCATCGAACGGTAATCTCTCAATGTCATTCACTGGCCAAGTTCTTGGTACAAAGCGTCACGCCATGGCAGTGCTGAGCCAGACCTTCCCCGAGCTGGGCCTGGCCGAGTCGGAGCTGTCTGAGGTGAGCTGGCTCGAGTCGGCGGTGAAGTTCGCCGGGCTCAGCTCAGTCGCCGACCTCACAAACCGTCAACCTGGGGTGAGACAGTACTCGAAGAGCAAGTCTGACTACGTGCGAGCACCAATCTCAAAGCAAGACGCGATCAAGATCCTCCGGTACATGTCGGCTGGGCCAGAGGGGTCCATCCAACTGGACCCCTATGGTGGGGCCATGGCGCGGATAGGGAGCACGGTGACGCCTTTCCCTCACCGTGCTGGGTACTTGTACAGCATCCAGTACGGTGTCTCTTGGAAGGCGTCGGAAATCGACCGTGCAGATGAGTACATCGGATGGCTCCGGTCGTTCTACACGTTCATGGCGCCCTATGTGTCGAAAAATCCACGAGCCGCGTATGTCAACTACTTGGATCTCGATTTGGGCACCAATGGCTGGAAGAATGCAACTGGTGGAACGTCCGTGGCCCATGCAGCATCATGGGGCGAACGTTATTTCTTCACCAACTTTGATCGGCTGGTTCGGGCCAAGTCTAAGGTTGATCCTGAAAATGTGTTCAACAATGCACAAAGCATTCCTCCATTACATTATGATAGAGAGCACTAATTTATAAGTGGCATGTAACTACAAACAATAAATGAATGGATAATCTGGTGTTTGGAGGAGTTCTTGTGTTGTTAATGGTGTTCTTGTTTACCTTCATAGTTCTAAAAATttctaagaaaaaaatagaCAAACAATACTTCATGACCTTTTCAAATTAAGTTATCTAAATAAGTTATTGGAAAAATCTTTTAAATACTTTATGGGATAGTTTGTTAATATTATTTTGAAAAGTTATATAAAtaactttttttataaaatcatggtgagaaaaagagaaaggaaaaaaagtttGTGCCCATCTCTTCAATATGTTGTCGGGATCCGCAGCATCAAGTGTTGAGCTCGCACCACCACACGGGCACCTCCATGCATTGTGGTGAGGTCCGAGCTCAGCCACCCACATGCTCATTCACTCTATTCAGCCACTATCATCGtgccaacaaaaaaaattggattTGAATTTAGGAATGGTAGGGAAAAGTGTGACaggaatgagaaaaaaaatgaaaatatggGAAAAGTCTAAGTGCTTAGGAAAACATTTGCAGTGGGTCGTTCTATGAGCCACAAACGTCATGTTCTGATTTGTACAAATGTGTACACATCATGTTCAGATTTGTACCTATGTTATCCATTGACGTAAAAACCACACATAATGTGGAATGTCTAGTAGTAACGTCCAAGATTGTGGATATTTACATACGAAATAATAATTGCGAATATCTACATAGGCTGCCTAGACATGTTATGGATAAATTAATTTGGTATAAATAAAACAAGGCCACCTAGAGATGATATCCACATgtaatttcttcttttttaaggCAAACACATTCATCTACCTCCTCTATTTCATTGATCTTTATGAGTCTCATATTAAAAGTATGCTCATAAATTCAATGATCAAAATGGGGTATTGGAAATCGTTTGCTAAAATTTCACAAGAGACATCAATTTTACACTTGAATGCATTCTAGCTAACATCTACAAAATTGAATATTGATATCTCCTGTGAATCTAATAATTTGGAAGTTTCCCATGGTGATCTAATAACTTTTTCTTAGCATTAACAAACTCTATATCGGAACACAGCTTTCTTCACACGGACAGACATTATTATATGGACACATCCACGTATCCATCTCCTGCAGTCCTTCTCCATTACTCTGCTTATCTGCTAAGATGATGCACGCAATAgtggttgcagacttgcagcaGCCCTTGCACTATGTCTCGCATGTCACCTATCCAAAACATattcaaaattatttaaataaCTTATCTGAAATAAGTTACCTATAAATTTTGGTGAACCTGTAAATAATTTCATGGAACAATTTATTTAATTTCAGAGAAAAGGTTTTATTTAAGtaactttttaaataaaaatattgtgggcaaaaaggtaaaaagaaaGTGGACGGCTAGACCTAGCTCTTCGGTGTGTTGGGGCTCTGCCACCCACGCGCGCCTTTGTCGTATTCGCCACCATCATCGAGcaagcaaaataaaaaaagcagaCTACGATTTTCGGCATGGCGGGTCCTGGGGGAAAGGTATGAGCGATCTGCGTTCCTCTTTAacctactactcatgtcatgcTAGCTCTTGGATATGTACGGGCAGTACACGCCAAATGGAGATTTGGCAATGAGATTCCATGATCCTCGGTTTTGTTCATCGACGTAAGAATCCCACCCACGTACCCGCGGAATGTCTAGGAGTAATGCCCAAGATTGTGAATGTTTACCTAGAGAATATTGTCGAGTAGTCACATCTAAAATTGTTATTATTTAAACAAGCGGCCTAGACATGATATGGATCCATCTTGGTAAAAAAACAAATCACCTATACATGACATTCACATGAAATTTCTCCTTTATTTCTTATTAGGCCAACATTTATCTACCTACtccaaaaaaaacattcagtGGTCAAAATGGCATATTGGAAATTTCGTAAAATTTCACCAGAGACATTAATCTTGCAGCTATAACGCAATCTGGCTAACACCTAGAAATTGAATATTTGAGATCTCCTATGAATCTTTGCCATAGAAACGTAAAGCCACAATTAGTTAGCATTAACGAAGTGAGCATCCGACCAGATTTCTTCAGACACCAAGGcactacacacacacacacccatgTACAATCTCCTGCTCCATCCAcccctctccagtctccactgCACCATGGCGATACACACCATAGTAGCCGCCACCGCAGCGCTTGCGCTCTGCCTGGTTGCAACCTCAGCGACGACGCCAGCCGCCGGAGCTCacccgctgccgtcgccgccgcacgaCATCGCCGCCTGCCTCGTCTCCAACGGCGTGAAGAACTTCTCCCTCCCGTCGTCCCCAAGCTTCAGCccgctcctccactcctccctcCGGTACCTCCGCTTCGACGTCCCTACCGTCGGCAAGCCATCGGCGATCATTATCCAGGCGTCCCCAGCGCGACCTCCAGCGCGCCGTCCTCTGCGCCCGCAACGCCTCGCTGGCGATCCGCGTCCGCGACGGCGGGCACAGCTACGAGGGCCTCTCGTACACGACGGAGAACCACGTCCCCTTCGTCGACATAGACGTCGCCTGAACCGTGTCCGCGTCGACCCGGCCTCGGCGACGGTCTGGGCCGAGTCCGGCGCGACGCTGGGCGAGCACGCTCGCGTTCCCCGGCGGGACGTGCTCGAccctcggcctcggcggcttCGTCTCGGGCGGCGGCTTCGGGCTGCTGTCGAGGAAGCACGGGCTCGCCGCCGACAACGTCCTGGACGAGACCCTggtcgacgccggcggccgcgccctcACCCGCGCCACCATGGACGCCGACGTGTTCTGGGccatccgcggcggcggcggcgggagctggggcgtgGTGTACTCGTGGAAGCTCCGGCTCGTCCACGTCCCCGCCACCATCACCGTGTTCGGCATCGAACGCCGCGGCCCGGCCGACCTCATCGCCGGGCTCATCCACAAGTGGCAGTACGTCGGGCCACACCTCCCCGACGAGTTCTACATCTCCACGAGGATCTACTTCAAGCCAAAGCCGACGAACGGCGGTAACCTCACCATGTCATTCACCGGCCAGGTCCTCGTACCCAAGCACCTGGCCCTGTCAGTGCTGAACAAGGCCTACCccgagctccgcctcgccgagTCGGAGCTAGCCGAGGTGAGCTGGGTCGAGTCGACGGCGAAGTTCGCCGGCCTCTACTCCGTCGCCGACCTCACCAGCCGGCAGATCGGCGTCGGAGAGTACGCCAAGAGGAAGTCCGACTACGTGCAGGCACCGATCTCGAAGCCGGACATGGTCAAGATCGCACGGTACatgacggcggcgccgacggagGGCTCCATCCAGCTGAACCCCTACGGCGCTGCCATGGCGCGGATCGGGAGCGGCGAGGTGCCATTCCCGCACCGCGCCGGGTTCCTGTACAGCGTCCAGTACGCCGTCGACTGGAAGGCGGCGGAGAACGGCCGCGCCGGCGAGTTCATGGGGTGGCTCCGGGAGTTCTACGCGTTCATGGCGCCCTACGTGTCCAAGAACCCACGTGGCGCCTACGTCAACTACGTGGATCTGGACCTGGGCACCAACAACTGGACGGACGCGACCGGTGGGGAGGTGTCCGCTAACGCCGTCAGCCACGCGGCGTCGTGGGGCCAGTGATATTTTCTTCATAACTTTGATCGGTTGGTTAGGGCAAAAATCTAAGATTGATCCCAGGAATGTGTTCAACAATGCTCAGAGCATCCCTACTTCACATTAGGAGCCGAGAGAGGATGAGAGGCTTGAACTTGTGATGGCATGTAATTATGGGCAataaatcttcttctttttatagTAGCATATAAATTCTCCACAAAACCAGATTGTCGAAGTTGTTCTTATTTTCTGTTTTCCGGCACTCGAAGAGCTATGTGCTACCATGCGGATCCTGCACTGAATACATTCAACACATGAAAATCGTATAACTTGGTGTATTTTAAAAATACAATAACATGAGGAAAACAATCTTACATACTAGTGGCCAGATACTCCAATCCAAATGTTGTCagcttgagaaagaaaatttaAGTGCTGCAAAACTAATTTAAGAGAAATGCAATCAACATGAGGAATAAAAGGCTAATTTAAGACAAAATATAGCCTTAGTGGACATGTTGGACGATGCACAAATCAGAACTTGAACTCCTATGTCTCCTACACGTATCGCACACTCCTAGTCGAAAAATGGAATTTTTGGTAAATGAACATGTTGGAACTTTTTCTGAACTCCACTGACTGAATACGCGCACACACACAAACTGACACACACCACTGGCTCAGTGGTTCAGAGAACTGAACTGCCACCAGTCAGATGGAAAAGACGAAACCCCACTTTCACGAGAGCGACCTCCTGGAGACCTGGACGTCAGGAGTTGGACAATTCCAATACTGAAGTCAAAGTCTTCGTTTAAGACCGGCCATGTTCACACGCTTTACCTTTTGCGATCCAGTATATTTGTTGCACGCCTCGCCACATCACTCTAACTCTCTCTCCCGTATGACACCTTTCTCCAAAATTTGCATGCATGATCTAAGTACTTTCTCTCCAAAATTCAGGTTGATGCAGCTTCTTGCGTTCTGCTTCTGCATTTTCTGAACTCCGCTGAGCACAAACACGCACGAACGCATCACTCAGGAAACTGAGAGCGACCTCCTGGGCCTCACGATCGAGTTGGACAGCTCCAATACTCAAGTCAAGTCTTCGCCATTAACCACGATCGCACGCTTACATTCTGCAATCCAATAAACTTGTCATCAAATCACTCTCAGTCCCACTCTCTTCCTCCTcactctcttcctctctctacCATGGGCTCCATCTCCATTGCAGCTCTTGCTCTCCTTGTCCCCCTCTTCCTCTCACTCCACCAAACCACATGCTCTGCTGTTGGAGCTGGTGACGACGCAGCACGAAACCTCTCCTCCTGCCTCACCTCCCATGGCGTCACGACCTTCTCCCTCCCGTCGTCCCCAACCTACGCCGCGCTCCTCAACTCCTCCATCCGCAACCTCCGCTTCGCGCTCCCGGGCGTCGGCAAg
The genomic region above belongs to Setaria italica strain Yugu1 chromosome VI, Setaria_italica_v2.0, whole genome shotgun sequence and contains:
- the LOC101776273 gene encoding reticuline oxidase, whose amino-acid sequence is MAALALFSLVLRLFAVQAVGGGDGSGSGSSLTACLAAAGVRNVTARGSPAYDAALRVSIQNLRFAGAGAPKPAAVVVPASLGELRAAVRCARAAGLVVRIRSGGHSYEGLSYTTEDRNAFAVVDLAALGRVRVDADADGGGATAWVESGATLGQVYYAVAASSPTLAFSAGSCPTVGSGGHIAGGGFGLLSRKYGLAGDNVVDAVLVDAGGRVLDRAAMGEDVFWAIRGGGGGTWGAVYAWRVQLRPVPERVTAFVANRRGTVESVARLVSTWQHVAPWLPDEFYVSAFVGAGLPESDRTGISVTFKGLYLGPRHEALQILTARFPEIGLSDLNPREMSWIESVVFFSGLPEGSSVSDLTDRVLHKKNYFKAKSDYVHRPMPLDQLIRAVEVLSKQPKAYVILDPYGGAMDGFKSSDLPFPHREGNIHGIQYLIEWTADEDGRRDEYMDWLRHFYDLMGAYVPKNPRTAYINYMDLDLGTNNWSSDRRSNIISKIPNPEVEAARAWGERYFLGNYDRLVRAKTMIDPDNVFRNAQSIPPLGGPGMTRSLPPAAISPKVTCNGSTNDS
- the LOC101762749 gene encoding reticuline oxidase, which codes for MATHTMVAAAALALCLFAAAAADKHAGAQPPALAPAAAAHDISSCLLSNGVSNFSLPSSPSYTPLLDSSIRNLRFELPGVGKPAAVILPASKRDLQSAVVCARAASLAIRVRSGGHSYEGLSYTTENHVPFVVIDLAGLNRVRVDRRSATAWAESGATLGEVYHAVGLSGGRNLAFSAGSCSTVGMGGHTAGGGFGLLSRKYALAADNVIDAVLIDPSGRALTRATMDDDVFWAIRGGGGGSFGVVYAWKLRLVPVPDNITVFSIGRTGPVELIAGLMHRWQYVGPSLPDEFYLSTYIPTRSSNGNLSMSFTGQVLGTKRHAMAVLSQTFPELGLAESELSEVSWLESAVKFAGLSSVADLTNRQPGVRQYSKSKSDYVRAPISKQDAIKILRYMSAGPEGSIQLDPYGGAMARIGSTVTPFPHRAGYLYSIQYGVSWKASEIDRADEYIGWLRSFYTFMAPYVSKNPRAAYVNYLDLDLGTNGWKNATGGTSVAHAASWGERYFFTNFDRLVRAKSKVDPENVFNNAQSIPPLHYDREH